One genomic window of Acetobacter sp. includes the following:
- the pyrF gene encoding orotidine-5'-phosphate decarboxylase encodes MTQRRTRLIAALDTRDSGQAEAWAASVSPHADAIKLGLEFAYAAGFDAVERVAAGRDLFLDLKLHDIPNTVGAAIGSLSRIKPAMLTIHAGGGGAMVATARRACDDSFPEGRKPILLAVTVLTSLDDHGLAEMGIQDGAKAQVLRLAELALRNGADGLVCSAHELTALRAEFGDKPVLVTPGIRPHGAAVGDQKRVMTPTEARTAGADWIVVGRPITGAADPAAAATAIAAELST; translated from the coding sequence ATGACGCAGCGTCGCACACGGCTGATCGCCGCTCTTGATACGCGTGACTCCGGACAGGCCGAGGCATGGGCAGCCTCGGTCTCTCCTCATGCGGACGCCATCAAGCTGGGGTTGGAATTCGCCTACGCCGCCGGATTCGACGCCGTTGAGCGCGTCGCTGCCGGACGTGACCTGTTTCTCGACCTGAAGCTGCACGATATTCCCAACACGGTGGGGGCCGCCATCGGCAGTCTGAGCCGCATCAAACCGGCGATGCTGACCATTCATGCAGGCGGTGGCGGCGCGATGGTCGCAACCGCCCGCAGGGCCTGCGATGACAGCTTCCCGGAGGGCCGGAAGCCGATCCTGCTGGCGGTCACGGTGCTGACCAGCCTCGACGATCACGGTCTCGCCGAGATGGGCATACAGGACGGTGCAAAGGCGCAGGTGCTTCGTCTGGCTGAACTGGCGCTCCGCAATGGCGCGGACGGGCTGGTCTGTTCCGCTCATGAACTGACGGCGCTGCGGGCGGAATTTGGCGACAAGCCGGTGCTGGTGACGCCCGGTATCCGACCACATGGCGCCGCTGTCGGTGACCAGAAGCGCGTCATGACTCCCACCGAAGCACGCACGGCTGGCGCTGACTGGATTGTTGTCGGGCGTCCGATCACCGGCGCGGCAGACCCGGCCGCAGCCGCTACGGCCATAGCGGCAGAACTCTCGACATAA
- a CDS encoding phosphoribosylanthranilate isomerase, whose protein sequence is MAVGVKICGLTEERGLDACLEYGADWIGLNFFAKSPRHVTPMRAAELARRVDGSRSVCVGLFVEPTDEEVTAVLDAVPLDVLQLYTTAERALSLARRSGKEVWLSCPVSNRADLPVQCDVQRLVIESRAPKDAGRPGGNGLTLPWDVTAGWTAPVPWILAGGLTPENVGQAVRVSGAPAVDVASGVESEPGIKDPTAIKQFIERARSARMA, encoded by the coding sequence ATGGCTGTGGGCGTCAAGATTTGTGGGCTGACTGAAGAGCGTGGGCTGGATGCGTGTCTGGAATATGGGGCGGACTGGATCGGGCTCAACTTCTTCGCGAAGTCGCCCCGCCATGTCACCCCGATGCGCGCTGCGGAACTCGCACGGCGTGTTGACGGCTCCCGTTCGGTCTGCGTCGGTCTGTTCGTCGAACCTACGGACGAAGAGGTTACGGCAGTGCTCGACGCCGTGCCGCTCGATGTGCTTCAGCTCTACACCACGGCGGAGCGGGCGCTCTCGCTTGCACGCCGGTCCGGCAAGGAAGTCTGGCTTTCATGTCCTGTGTCGAACCGTGCGGACCTGCCGGTTCAATGCGACGTTCAGCGTCTGGTCATCGAATCCCGCGCTCCGAAAGACGCCGGTCGTCCCGGTGGGAACGGACTGACATTGCCTTGGGACGTGACGGCTGGGTGGACCGCGCCAGTACCGTGGATTCTTGCGGGCGGTTTGACGCCGGAGAATGTCGGGCAGGCTGTCCGGGTGAGCGGCGCGCCTGCGGTGGATGTGGCGTCCGGTGTGGAAAGCGAGCCGGGAATCAAGGACCCGACGGCCATAAAACAGTTTATCGAGCGGGCGCGATCAGCCCGGATGGCCTGA
- a CDS encoding cytochrome b, whose amino-acid sequence MTGSSSKDRESDGSRQDWFDNRLPVRRFIAAQFRSFPMPRSANMLWTVGAMLSVVLVLMLLSGLVLAMNYTPTAAGAFASIEAIERRVPSGWLMRSMHMAGASLFLGALYLHLFRGLYYGSYKKPRELVWLLGLVLLVMTMITAFAGYVLPWGQMSYWGADIAGKALASIPGIGPFAERVFLDGNQPGDGTLHHLFVLHFTLAFAIVAVVGLHVASVHVAGSGNPSGVEPDQNGNLPFSPYFAIKDAFGVAVFAIVLAAVMFLFPDLVTEAANYRPANPLRTPTNIEPEWYFLPFYGMLQAIPFKFGGLLAAVGAVAVLFLVPWLDTSSVRSARQRPLIRLSMILLVASFMALGLAGKHHMEGHWLVIGRCATVFYFFHFLVVLPFVSRRENAASEDAA is encoded by the coding sequence ATGACAGGCTCGTCGTCCAAGGACAGGGAGAGCGACGGAAGCAGACAGGACTGGTTCGACAACCGCCTGCCTGTCAGGCGCTTTATCGCCGCTCAGTTCCGTTCTTTCCCGATGCCGCGTTCGGCCAATATGCTGTGGACCGTGGGGGCCATGCTGTCGGTGGTTCTCGTTCTGATGCTGTTATCCGGTCTCGTGCTGGCCATGAACTATACGCCGACGGCGGCGGGAGCATTTGCGTCCATCGAGGCGATCGAGCGTCGTGTCCCGTCCGGCTGGCTGATGCGGTCGATGCATATGGCGGGTGCGAGCCTGTTTCTTGGCGCGCTTTATTTGCATCTGTTTCGTGGCCTGTATTACGGTTCCTACAAGAAACCGCGTGAGCTGGTGTGGCTGCTTGGTCTCGTGCTGCTGGTGATGACCATGATCACCGCCTTCGCCGGGTATGTCCTGCCGTGGGGGCAGATGTCTTACTGGGGGGCGGATATTGCCGGGAAGGCGCTGGCCTCCATTCCCGGTATCGGTCCGTTTGCGGAACGCGTGTTTCTCGATGGGAACCAGCCCGGCGACGGCACGCTGCACCATCTTTTCGTGCTGCATTTCACGCTGGCGTTTGCGATTGTCGCCGTGGTCGGTCTGCATGTGGCGAGTGTGCATGTCGCAGGTTCCGGAAACCCGAGCGGCGTTGAGCCGGACCAGAATGGAAATCTGCCCTTTTCACCTTATTTCGCGATCAAGGACGCCTTCGGGGTAGCGGTATTCGCAATCGTGCTGGCCGCAGTGATGTTCCTGTTTCCGGATCTTGTGACGGAAGCGGCGAATTATCGTCCTGCCAATCCTCTTCGCACACCGACAAATATTGAGCCTGAGTGGTATTTTCTGCCTTTTTACGGAATGCTTCAGGCTATTCCCTTCAAGTTCGGAGGTCTTCTGGCGGCTGTCGGGGCCGTGGCGGTGTTGTTCCTTGTGCCGTGGCTCGATACGTCTTCTGTGCGATCCGCGCGGCAAAGACCGCTTATCCGCCTGTCCATGATCCTTCTTGTGGCGTCGTTTATGGCGCTGGGTCTGGCCGGAAAACACCATATGGAGGGGCACTGGCTGGTGATCGGACGCTGCGCGACGGTATTCTATTTTTTCCATTTCCTCGTGGTGCTGCCGTTTGTGTCCCGACGTGAAAATGCGGCTTCGGAGGACGCAGCGTGA
- a CDS encoding cytochrome c1, whose amino-acid sequence MQAQTPPDHDHAPPQHWSFEGPLGNFDLAAVQRGYVVYEQVCSSCHGMKHVQFRDLEGMGLDAEAIKSVASGYQIQDGRDLSGMLKYRRGLPDDTFPTPVKPAGVPKGILPPDQSRLTVVYPGGPDRVYALITGYGPAPAGVAVSSGQFYNRFAQGRQIAMRPPLRDGGVHYADGTPATVEQEARDVTTFLAWVAQPHLVARHRTGVRVLVYLLCLALLLFVLKRRIWSNVE is encoded by the coding sequence ATGCAGGCGCAGACACCTCCTGATCACGATCATGCGCCGCCTCAGCACTGGAGTTTTGAGGGACCTCTGGGCAATTTCGATCTTGCCGCCGTGCAGCGTGGGTATGTGGTTTACGAGCAGGTCTGCTCCTCATGCCACGGCATGAAGCACGTTCAGTTCAGGGATCTGGAGGGTATGGGCCTTGATGCCGAGGCCATAAAATCCGTTGCGTCCGGCTACCAGATTCAGGACGGTCGGGATCTGTCCGGCATGCTGAAATATCGTCGCGGTCTGCCGGACGACACGTTTCCGACACCGGTAAAACCGGCTGGCGTTCCGAAAGGTATCCTGCCGCCGGACCAGTCCCGGCTGACTGTGGTCTATCCGGGTGGTCCGGACAGGGTTTACGCGCTGATCACCGGTTATGGTCCTGCCCCGGCGGGCGTGGCGGTCTCGTCCGGTCAGTTTTACAACCGTTTTGCACAGGGGCGGCAGATCGCCATGAGGCCGCCGTTGCGGGACGGCGGAGTCCATTACGCCGACGGCACGCCCGCCACGGTCGAACAGGAAGCACGCGACGTCACGACGTTTCTGGCGTGGGTCGCGCAGCCGCATCTGGTCGCCCGTCATCGTACCGGTGTGCGCGTGCTTGTCTATCTGCTATGTCTCGCGCTTCTGCTTTTTGTGTTGAAACGGAGAATCTGGTCCAATGTCGAATAA
- a CDS encoding S-methyl-5'-thioadenosine phosphorylase — MSNNSAPEVKPVIGIIGGSGLYDIAGLENKEWRRVDTPWGAPSDELLFGTLDGIRCVFLPRHGRGHPIPPSRLNYRANIAAMKIAGVTDIISLSAVGSLREDLPPGHFVIVDQFIDRSFAREKSFFDTGCVAHVSVADPVCPRIGDVAEAKLKDLNIPHTRGGTYLVMEGPQFSTRAESELYRSWGCAVIGMTNMPEAKLAREAEICYATVAMVTDYDCWHQDHDSVTVDAVVRVMQQNADHARSLVRAMIPALGQPRGLCPAGCDRALEHALITAPERREPALLSKLEVIAGRVLSGQ; from the coding sequence ATGTCGAATAATTCCGCGCCTGAGGTCAAACCGGTTATCGGCATTATCGGCGGATCAGGGCTGTATGACATCGCCGGTCTGGAGAACAAGGAATGGCGGCGCGTTGACACCCCCTGGGGCGCTCCGTCTGACGAGCTGCTGTTTGGAACGCTCGACGGCATCCGCTGCGTGTTTCTGCCCCGTCACGGTCGCGGCCATCCGATCCCGCCGTCGCGCCTGAACTATCGCGCCAACATTGCGGCGATGAAGATTGCCGGTGTGACCGACATCATCTCCCTGTCGGCTGTTGGCTCCCTGCGTGAGGATCTGCCACCGGGTCATTTCGTGATCGTGGACCAGTTCATTGATCGCAGCTTTGCCCGCGAGAAAAGCTTCTTCGATACGGGCTGTGTGGCGCATGTCTCCGTCGCGGACCCGGTCTGCCCGCGTATCGGTGACGTGGCGGAAGCAAAGCTGAAAGACCTGAACATTCCTCATACCCGTGGCGGCACCTATCTGGTGATGGAGGGGCCGCAGTTCTCCACCCGCGCCGAGAGCGAGCTGTATCGGAGCTGGGGCTGCGCCGTGATCGGCATGACCAACATGCCGGAAGCCAAGCTCGCCCGTGAAGCCGAGATCTGCTACGCGACGGTTGCGATGGTGACTGACTATGACTGCTGGCATCAGGATCATGACAGCGTCACGGTCGATGCGGTGGTGCGTGTCATGCAGCAGAACGCCGACCATGCCCGCTCGCTTGTCAGGGCGATGATTCCGGCGCTCGGGCAGCCGCGTGGTCTGTGCCCCGCCGGTTGTGACCGGGCACTGGAACATGCGCTGATCACAGCGCCGGAGCGTAGGGAGCCAGCCTTGCTGAGCAAGCTGGAAGTGATCGCGGGACGCGTGCTCAGCGGCCAGTAA
- a CDS encoding Crp/Fnr family transcriptional regulator: protein MSVSALTAGNSQSAPRRIVIAGMDGCQACSVCEVRAHGICSALNDDELAQLAQAAVRVTIPPGREFIEEGSPAGEFFNITSGTVKLFKSLPDGRRQITGFVSIGHFLGLAASDRYAFGAEAIDQVRLCRFSRERLETLIDEFPRLERRLRNEAANELVAAQDQMLLLGRKTARERVASFLHSQIAELYGDDIPQNARLHFPMTRADIADFLGLTVETVSRTISGLRREGLIATGTGHEITVPSPSRLQIIAGGEE from the coding sequence ATGTCAGTATCTGCCCTGACAGCCGGAAACAGTCAGTCAGCCCCGCGGCGAATCGTCATCGCCGGAATGGACGGGTGTCAGGCCTGCTCTGTGTGTGAAGTCAGGGCGCATGGCATTTGCAGCGCCCTGAATGATGATGAACTGGCCCAGCTCGCACAGGCAGCCGTGCGCGTGACAATCCCGCCGGGACGAGAGTTCATAGAAGAAGGCTCTCCCGCTGGCGAGTTCTTCAACATCACCTCCGGCACGGTAAAGCTCTTCAAATCACTTCCCGACGGACGCAGGCAGATCACGGGGTTCGTAAGTATCGGTCACTTCCTCGGACTTGCCGCATCGGACCGGTACGCGTTCGGCGCTGAAGCCATTGATCAGGTCCGTCTCTGCCGCTTCTCACGCGAACGGCTTGAAACCCTGATCGACGAATTCCCTCGTCTGGAACGGCGCCTGCGTAACGAAGCCGCCAACGAACTGGTCGCCGCGCAGGACCAGATGCTGCTTCTCGGACGCAAGACCGCCCGAGAGAGAGTGGCCAGCTTTCTTCACAGCCAGATCGCCGAGCTTTACGGTGATGACATTCCGCAAAACGCCAGACTCCATTTCCCCATGACACGCGCGGACATCGCCGATTTTCTGGGGCTGACCGTGGAGACCGTAAGCCGGACGATCAGCGGCCTGAGACGGGAAGGTCTGATCGCAACAGGCACTGGCCACGAGATCACCGTCCCCTCACCGTCCCGTTTGCAGATCATTGCCGGCGGCGAGGAATAA
- a CDS encoding OmpW/AlkL family protein: MMKTGSFLATTVLAASALCGTAHAQTVAVPPAGASAYVNAPVAAPVAAPVDRSGHCGIFETCSSTKIGLGRGDFMVRLSGVGILPQDRDSKVSLNGQHLPGAHISTTNQAMPELTLEYFFTDNLSLDLIATSTRHEVAGHGGALGAKTDVGSAWVLPPTLTVAWHFRPHKRFNPYVGLGANLTWFHSMHGADGLKLNSGFTGGPSVNAGFDYQIVGNWFFNADVKQVFMRMHAWAQNSAETVRIRAHESLDPTVVSAGIAYRF, from the coding sequence ATGATGAAGACCGGATCCTTTCTGGCCACCACGGTGCTGGCCGCCAGCGCACTCTGCGGCACGGCCCACGCTCAGACAGTTGCCGTGCCTCCGGCCGGCGCTTCCGCCTATGTCAACGCACCCGTGGCAGCTCCGGTCGCGGCTCCGGTTGATCGTAGCGGTCACTGCGGCATCTTCGAGACCTGCTCCAGCACAAAGATCGGTCTTGGCAGGGGCGATTTCATGGTGCGTCTGTCCGGCGTCGGCATCCTGCCGCAGGACCGTGACAGCAAGGTCAGCCTGAACGGTCAGCATCTGCCGGGCGCGCACATCTCCACGACAAATCAGGCGATGCCTGAGCTGACTCTCGAATACTTCTTCACTGACAATCTTTCGCTGGACCTGATCGCTACCAGCACCCGTCATGAGGTTGCCGGTCACGGTGGCGCTCTGGGCGCGAAGACGGACGTCGGTTCCGCATGGGTGCTGCCGCCGACCCTGACGGTCGCCTGGCATTTCCGTCCGCATAAGCGCTTCAACCCTTATGTCGGTCTCGGCGCCAACCTGACCTGGTTCCACAGCATGCACGGCGCTGACGGCCTGAAGCTGAATTCCGGCTTTACCGGTGGCCCGTCGGTCAATGCCGGTTTCGACTACCAGATCGTCGGCAACTGGTTCTTCAATGCTGACGTAAAGCAGGTCTTCATGCGTATGCACGCATGGGCGCAGAACTCGGCTGAGACCGTCCGTATCCGCGCTCACGAGTCCCTCGACCCGACCGTGGTTTCGGCTGGTATCGCTTACCGCTTCTGA
- a CDS encoding endonuclease/exonuclease/phosphatase family protein: MMAAPKLKPLLKRMRRRPRLRGRIATTITGQGDAEIRIISWNLLHSVGASIRDVLTLLEREKPDLLLMQEATQEIDQLPDLVGGYYARSPLPGRIHGVACWSRTPFSRAPRTCVIPSGMIVRRIAQIIRLPSLTVANVHLSHGQIMNRRQLRRLSAILPAPAAILGDFNLVGPTLVPGFSDVGPRAPTHRMVDLVPIRIDRCLIRGAVCENAEVLPVFASDHRPIMVTLRPGVAVSAAHEETTTPAE, from the coding sequence ATGATGGCCGCGCCCAAGCTGAAACCCCTTCTCAAACGGATGCGTCGCCGCCCCCGTCTGCGCGGCAGGATTGCAACGACCATCACCGGACAAGGCGATGCCGAGATCAGGATCATCAGCTGGAATCTGCTGCACAGTGTCGGAGCCAGCATCCGGGACGTACTGACCCTTCTGGAGCGGGAAAAGCCCGACCTGCTTCTGATGCAGGAAGCAACGCAGGAAATCGACCAGCTTCCCGATCTGGTGGGCGGATATTACGCCCGCTCTCCGCTGCCCGGCCGGATTCACGGTGTTGCCTGCTGGAGCCGCACGCCTTTTTCCCGTGCGCCCCGCACCTGCGTAATACCATCCGGCATGATCGTGAGGCGCATCGCGCAGATCATTCGCCTGCCTTCCCTCACGGTCGCCAACGTCCACCTGTCACACGGGCAGATCATGAACCGGCGGCAGCTTCGGCGTCTCTCCGCCATTCTTCCAGCTCCCGCCGCCATTCTGGGGGATTTCAATCTGGTTGGACCAACACTGGTGCCGGGCTTCTCGGATGTCGGCCCGCGCGCGCCCACTCACAGGATGGTTGATCTGGTCCCGATCCGGATCGACCGCTGCCTGATCAGGGGCGCGGTTTGCGAAAATGCCGAGGTGCTGCCGGTTTTCGCGTCTGATCACAGACCGATCATGGTCACGCTCCGACCGGGCGTTGCCGTGTCTGCCGCACATGAAGAGACCACGACACCGGCTGAATAG
- a CDS encoding AI-2E family transporter has product MNAERLISGLLILGVAYGCVVVTAPFLSAILWAAILTFVTWPILLRLRRYVGPVTAAICMTVLSTICIVVPIAGITSKGLADAPQVLSDLTDTFLPNLRLPPVPAWLSRLPLAGAEATHAWDQAGKDLSHIGQSLRPYAGDIAQSFISILMQLANGGLHLAMALFIAFFFWLSGDSLGRTIRQLIGRVAGRHADRILRIVGGTVRGTVYGLLGTAIVQGMLTGVGFSIVHVPEPVLFGTLAAFLSVLPIGAPLVWVPAAVWLAMSEHLWRGIFLALYGIILISGADHIIRPIFIARGAQLPYLLTLIGVIGGVLAFGGLGIFLGPVLLAVGYILIVEFAAGRVADLPQDRKTSET; this is encoded by the coding sequence ATGAACGCTGAACGACTCATTTCCGGGCTGCTGATACTCGGCGTGGCCTACGGGTGCGTGGTCGTCACCGCGCCCTTTCTCTCCGCCATTCTGTGGGCCGCCATCCTGACCTTCGTGACCTGGCCCATCCTGCTCAGACTGAGACGCTATGTCGGTCCGGTAACGGCCGCCATCTGCATGACCGTGCTCAGCACGATCTGCATCGTCGTGCCCATTGCAGGCATCACCTCCAAAGGTCTGGCCGACGCACCGCAGGTCCTGTCCGACCTGACAGACACGTTCCTGCCCAATCTGCGTCTGCCCCCGGTCCCGGCATGGCTCAGCAGGCTCCCCCTTGCAGGCGCCGAGGCCACGCATGCATGGGATCAGGCGGGCAAGGATCTCAGCCATATCGGGCAGAGTCTGCGCCCCTATGCCGGCGATATCGCCCAGTCCTTCATTTCCATTCTCATGCAGTTGGCGAACGGCGGCCTGCATCTGGCGATGGCCCTGTTCATCGCCTTCTTCTTCTGGCTGAGCGGCGATTCCCTGGGGCGCACCATCCGTCAGTTGATCGGCCGCGTCGCCGGTCGCCACGCGGACCGCATCCTGCGCATTGTCGGCGGAACCGTCAGGGGAACCGTGTATGGCCTGCTCGGCACGGCGATCGTGCAGGGCATGCTGACGGGTGTCGGCTTTTCCATCGTCCACGTCCCCGAGCCCGTTCTTTTCGGCACTCTGGCCGCGTTTCTTTCCGTGCTCCCGATCGGCGCGCCACTGGTCTGGGTTCCGGCCGCCGTCTGGCTGGCCATGTCCGAGCATCTCTGGCGCGGCATCTTTCTGGCGCTTTACGGGATCATCCTGATTTCCGGCGCGGATCATATCATTCGCCCGATCTTCATCGCGCGCGGCGCACAACTCCCCTACCTGCTGACACTCATCGGGGTGATCGGCGGTGTGCTGGCGTTCGGCGGACTCGGCATCTTTCTCGGTCCGGTCCTGCTTGCGGTCGGCTATATCCTGATCGTTGAATTCGCCGCCGGTCGCGTCGCTGACCTGCCACAAGACCGCAAGACATCGGAGACATGA
- a CDS encoding helix-turn-helix domain-containing protein, with product MAAVTMRLSEIGQQLRAFRLESGMRADEIAARLGVSRAALYRYEKGEVIKLDTVQRLAELLKVSPLTLLGIGVEYYSRPLSFFERVRQVEEEADQILQISDPVAYLVTSPEYDSILNRAIAEQVENKQLIEQYQEIFTARRESYRLRRPTMITMLSEQSIERFLQRGVGEAITMSDELRNEARKVAAMEIGRIAELIEAEPIGLQFSLLADVESTTNCILMRGRERMMLAINPFRCDMSPAATTGVSLVTSAPEAVNAHQRVIEVLWAESCKGRQAAERLRSLLAQHAIQ from the coding sequence ATGGCTGCTGTGACAATGCGTCTGAGCGAAATCGGACAGCAGCTGCGTGCTTTTCGTCTTGAATCGGGTATGAGGGCGGACGAAATCGCCGCCCGCCTCGGTGTGTCCCGTGCCGCTCTCTACAGGTACGAGAAGGGCGAGGTGATCAAACTCGACACGGTTCAGAGACTGGCCGAGCTGCTTAAAGTTTCACCACTCACGCTTCTCGGGATCGGCGTGGAATATTACAGTCGTCCCCTCAGCTTCTTCGAGCGTGTGCGGCAGGTTGAGGAGGAGGCCGACCAGATCCTCCAGATCAGTGATCCGGTGGCCTATCTGGTGACCTCCCCCGAGTATGATTCCATCCTGAACCGCGCGATTGCGGAGCAGGTGGAAAACAAACAGCTGATTGAGCAGTATCAGGAGATTTTCACGGCACGGCGGGAGAGCTACCGCCTCCGCCGTCCGACGATGATCACCATGCTGAGCGAACAGTCGATCGAGCGTTTTCTGCAGCGCGGCGTGGGCGAGGCGATCACCATGTCGGATGAACTGCGTAACGAGGCGCGCAAGGTGGCGGCGATGGAAATCGGTCGTATTGCCGAACTGATCGAAGCCGAGCCGATCGGTCTTCAGTTCAGCCTGCTCGCGGACGTGGAAAGCACGACCAACTGCATCCTGATGCGGGGCCGCGAGCGAATGATGCTGGCGATCAACCCGTTCCGCTGCGACATGTCTCCTGCCGCGACGACCGGCGTGTCGCTCGTGACCAGCGCTCCGGAAGCGGTCAACGCCCATCAGCGGGTGATCGAAGTACTCTGGGCGGAATCCTGCAAGGGCAGGCAGGCGGCGGAACGTCTGCGCTCCCTGCTTGCACAGCACGCCATCCAGTGA
- a CDS encoding sulfurtransferase: protein MLQPLIGADTLKDALASGDVILLDATARLPGEQTDPEAAFLASRLPGARRFDIELFSDPEQSLPHMAPAAGRFARLAGELGLTRDSMIVVYDQGNIASSCRAWWLLRLFGHERVFILDGGLPAWREAEGQLEQGDPSPVVATQYVPRLTTALIKGLGDMLVLCSSDADDVILDARSAGRFTGEAPEPRAGLSSGHMPGARNIPFGELLDENRRFLPKAALRERFEKAGVETLQTPLIATCGSGMTASVIVVGAVLAGYGTVSLYDGSWAEWAATPDAPIVKGEASSDRERNGS, encoded by the coding sequence GTGTTACAGCCTCTAATAGGTGCCGATACGTTGAAGGATGCGCTCGCATCCGGAGACGTCATCCTTCTCGATGCAACCGCCAGACTGCCCGGCGAGCAGACCGACCCGGAAGCGGCTTTTCTGGCCTCCCGTCTGCCCGGCGCACGCCGCTTCGACATCGAGCTTTTTTCCGATCCAGAGCAGTCACTCCCGCATATGGCTCCCGCCGCCGGACGTTTCGCGCGGCTGGCGGGTGAACTCGGACTGACCCGCGACAGCATGATCGTTGTCTACGATCAGGGTAATATCGCCTCTTCCTGCCGCGCCTGGTGGCTGCTGCGTCTGTTCGGCCATGAGCGGGTGTTCATTCTCGATGGCGGGCTGCCCGCATGGCGCGAGGCGGAGGGCCAACTGGAGCAAGGCGACCCTTCACCTGTCGTTGCCACGCAGTATGTGCCTCGCCTGACGACCGCCCTGATCAAGGGACTGGGCGACATGCTCGTTCTCTGCTCCTCTGACGCGGATGACGTCATTCTCGACGCCCGTTCTGCTGGCCGCTTCACCGGCGAGGCTCCGGAACCACGGGCCGGACTGTCGTCCGGGCATATGCCGGGAGCCCGGAATATTCCCTTTGGTGAACTGCTGGACGAAAACAGACGCTTCCTGCCTAAGGCGGCGTTGCGGGAACGCTTCGAAAAAGCTGGTGTCGAGACCCTTCAGACACCGCTCATCGCCACATGTGGATCGGGGATGACGGCTTCCGTGATCGTGGTCGGCGCCGTGCTTGCGGGTTACGGGACCGTCTCTCTCTATGACGGTTCGTGGGCGGAATGGGCTGCCACACCTGACGCACCCATCGTAAAGGGAGAAGCGTCATCCGACAGGGAGCGGAACGGATCATGA
- the metC gene encoding cystathionine beta-lyase: MTGEDRVAAGWEQLNARLVKIGRPDVHDEAFRGTGTLVNASVSRGSTVLFPDLDTMRRVGAERYEHTPIYGAMGSAVQHDLERAIAMVEEGRDTQIVSSGLAACTTALLTWTSSGGHCLLPDSCYGPTRRFADTMLRRFGVETTYYDPMIAEERLRGLMRPNTQVVFAESPGSHTFEVQDVSMLARVAHESGARVLLDNTWGFGIFMPFAHGVDVSIQALTKYPGGHSDAILGAITVGSEEDWHMLRDAAIQLGQLAGPDDCWLTLRGLRSMGVRLARQARTAWRVACWLRERGEVAQVLYPAFVECPGHEFWERDFSGAGPLFTVVLTSNHDRVAMEQLINGLRHFGIGASWGGYESLVLPTTGGVSRSLPDALPEGPAFRLAIGLDDAADLIADLESGFSRL; this comes from the coding sequence ATGACAGGAGAAGACAGGGTCGCGGCGGGCTGGGAGCAACTGAACGCCCGGCTGGTGAAAATCGGGCGCCCCGATGTACATGACGAAGCGTTTCGCGGGACCGGCACGCTGGTCAATGCGTCGGTTTCCCGAGGTTCGACGGTGCTGTTCCCCGATCTGGACACCATGCGGCGTGTCGGTGCTGAACGCTATGAGCATACACCGATCTACGGCGCGATGGGTTCCGCCGTGCAGCACGATCTGGAGCGGGCCATCGCGATGGTCGAGGAGGGGCGAGATACGCAGATCGTGTCGTCCGGTCTCGCCGCCTGCACGACGGCGCTGCTGACATGGACCAGTTCGGGCGGCCACTGTCTGTTGCCGGATTCCTGCTACGGTCCGACCCGACGGTTTGCCGACACCATGCTGCGGCGGTTCGGTGTGGAGACGACCTATTACGATCCCATGATCGCGGAAGAGCGGTTGCGCGGACTCATGCGGCCGAACACGCAGGTCGTGTTCGCGGAAAGCCCCGGCAGTCATACGTTCGAAGTGCAGGACGTCTCCATGCTGGCCCGCGTGGCGCATGAAAGCGGGGCGCGGGTGCTGCTCGACAATACATGGGGCTTCGGAATTTTCATGCCGTTCGCGCATGGAGTCGATGTGTCGATTCAGGCGCTGACCAAATATCCCGGCGGCCATTCTGACGCGATTCTGGGCGCCATCACCGTCGGTTCCGAGGAAGACTGGCATATGCTGCGGGACGCGGCGATCCAGTTGGGGCAGCTTGCCGGACCGGATGACTGCTGGCTGACACTGCGCGGCCTTCGGAGCATGGGCGTGCGTCTGGCGCGGCAGGCCCGTACGGCGTGGCGGGTGGCGTGCTGGCTGCGTGAGCGGGGAGAAGTGGCGCAGGTGCTCTATCCCGCGTTCGTCGAGTGCCCGGGGCACGAGTTCTGGGAGCGGGATTTCTCTGGTGCCGGTCCGTTGTTCACCGTGGTCCTGACGTCCAACCATGACAGGGTGGCCATGGAGCAGTTGATCAACGGTCTCCGGCATTTCGGGATAGGAGCATCCTGGGGCGGCTATGAAAGTCTGGTGCTGCCCACAACGGGAGGCGTGTCACGCTCCCTGCCTGACGCACTGCCGGAGGGGCCGGCCTTCCGGCTGGCGATCGGACTGGATGACGCGGCGGATCTGATTGCCGATCTGGAGAGCGGTTTCTCGCGTTTGTAA